The Pseudomonas entomophila genome segment TTCGATCTCGCCCAGCTCGATGCGGAAGCCGCGCACCTTGACCTGATGGTCGAGACGGCCGAGGTAGTCGAACACGCCATCGGCGCGCTGCCGGACCAGGTCGCCGGTGCGGTACAGGCGTCCGCCTTCGCTGAACGGGTCGGCGACGAAGCGTTCGGCGGTCAGCCCCGGCCGCGCATGGTAACCACGGGCCACGCCCGCGCCACCGATGTACAGCTCGCCGGCCACGCCGACGGGCAGCGGGTTGAGGTGGGCATCCAGCACATACAGCGTGCGCTGCCCTACCCGGGTGCCGATCGGCGCATAGGCGGCCTCGCAACGGCCCTGGGCGTCGACCTTCCACAGCAGGGGCGTGACCACCGTCTCGGTTGGCCCGTAGCCGTTGGTCAGGTAGCGTGGCCGCAGGTTGCGCCGCACCTTGTCGAAGTTGGCCTGGGCCACCGCGTCGCCGCCGAAGCAGTAGATGTCCACCGCCGGCGGCACGCGCCCCTCGGCGTACTCGGCCAGCTGCTGCAGGTAGGCCGGCGGGAAGCAGGCGATGCTGATCGCTTGCTCGTGCAGGACCTGCCAGGTCTGCTCGGCAGTCCACAGTTGGTTGTCGCGCAGCACCAGGCAACCGCCGCGGAGCAGGGTCGACAACCAACGCTCCTGGGCACCGTCGAAGGCGAACGACATGAACAGCAGCTCACGGGTGTGCGGCCCCATTTCGTAGCGCTCGGCGATGGCCTGGCAGTGCATGGCGATGCCGCCCTGGGACACCGCCACGCCCTTGGGCTTGCCGGTGGAGCCGGAGGTGTAGATCAGGTAGGCCAGGTTGCCGGCCAAGGCCGGGGATGGGGGCACCTGCGCCGGTGGCGCCGACGGCGCATCGATATCGATGCACAACCCCACCGCCGTGCCATCCAGGCGCGCGGCGACACTGGCTTGGGTGATCAGCGCCGCCATGGCCGAATCCTCGATGATCCAGTCCAGCCGCTCACGTGGGTAGTCGATATCCAGCGGCACATAGGCCGCGCCGGCCTTCATCACCGCATAGAACGCCACGATCATCTGTACCGAACGTTCCAGGGCCACCCCCACGCGGGTTTCCGGGCCGACGCCGGCGGCCAGCAGCCGCGCCGCCAGCGCCGAGGCGCGTTGTTCCAGCTCGGCATAGCTCAGGCTCTGCCCGGCGCAGACCACGGCCTGGGCCTGGCCGCGGGCAGCGGCCTGGCGGGCGATGGCGTGCACCAGCAGCGGCGCCGCCTCGCTGTCGGCCAGCGCGTTGCCTGCCTGCAGCGCCTGTTGCTCGGCGGCGTCCAGCACGCCCAGGCTGCCGATCGTGACCCGAGGGTCTTCCAGCATCGCCTGCAACAGCACGTCGAAGCTGCGCATCAACTGGGCGCAGGCCGCTTCGGTGAAGCGCTCGCGCAGGTACAGGAACTCGATCGACAAGGTTGCGTTGAGGCTTACCGCCAGGTCCATGGCGTAGTTGGTCACGTCACGGCCCTGCACCTCGCCGAAGCGCAGGCGATCGTCGCCGCTCTGCTTCAGGCGCTCGTCCACCGGGTAGTTCTCGAACACCACGATGCTGTCGAACAGCGCCTGCCCACCTTGGCCGGACCAGCGCTGGATATCGGCCAGTGCGGTCTGCTCGTGGTCACGCGCCTCCAGGTTGTAGGCCTGCAGTTGCTGCAGCCACTGCTCCAGCGACTGCCGTGGGTCGGGGGTCTGCACGATCGGCAAGGTGTTGATGAACAGGCCGAGCATCTCGTCGGCGCCGGCCAGGCTGGCCGGTCGCCCTGCCACCACCGCGCCGAAGCACGGCGTGCGTTGGCCGGTGTAGCGCTGCAACAGCAACAGCCAGGCCGCCTGCACCAAGGTGTTGGCGGTGACCCGCAGGCGCTGGGCCTGGGCTTTGAGGCGCGCCGTGGCGGCCTCGTCCCACTTCAGGTACAGCGCGCCATGGCCCGACAACCCCGGCGCCGGTTGCGGCGCAAGGCTGCCGGCCAGCAGGGTCGGCCCCTCCAGGTCGGCCAGGCGGGCACGCCAGAAGGCTTCGTTGGCCTCGGCCGACTGTGCCTGCAGCCACTGGATGTAGTCGCGATACTGCCCCTGGCGGGCCGGCAGCGCATGCCCGGCATAGGCCTGGAACACTTCGCCCAGCAGGCGCGAGTTGCTCCAGCCGTCCATCAGGATGTGGTGGCTGGTCCAGATCAGTTGGTGGGCGTCCTCGGCGGTGCGCACCAGGGTGATCCGGGTCAGCGGGGGGTGCAGCAGGTCGAAGCCGGCAGCGCACTCGGCCGCGGCCACGGCCGCGAGCGCATCGGCGGTGATGTCGCGGTCGCGCCAGTCCAGTTCCCGCAGCGGCAAGCTCGCCTGGCGCTGCACGAACTGCAGCGGCTGGGCCAGGCTGGCACTGGCATGGAAACCGGTGCGCAGGATCTCGTGGCGAGCGATGACCTGGTTCCAGGCCGCCTCGAAGCGCGCCACGTCCAGGCCCTGCACCGCGACGCTGATCTGGTTGATGTACAGGTCGGCGTCGTTGCCGTCCTGGGTGTGGAACAGCATGCCCTGCTGCATCGGCGACAGCGGGTAGATGTCCTCCACCTGCTCCAGCGCCAGCGGCAGGCTGTCCAGCTGCGCCAGGTCCAGCCCTGCCAGCGGGAAGTCCGACGGCGTCGCCGAACGCGACTCCAGTGCGCAGCAGTGCGCCACCAAGGCTTCCAGCTCACGCCCGTAGTCGTCCGCCAGGCGCTGTACCGTGGCCTCGTCGAACATCTGCGTGCTGAACCGCCAGCCGAGGCTGAACTCGCCGCCATACACCCGGCCGTTCAGCGTCAGCCAGTTGCCCAGGTTCGCCTGCGGGCTCTGGTCCGGGCCCACCGACTCGCCCGCCGGCACGAACAGCGCACCGTCCTCGGCGGCGAAGCTGCCGTCGAACTGGCCCAAGTAGTTGAAGGTGATCCGTGGCACCGGCAGCGCCGCCAGGCGCGCCTGCACCGCCTCGTCGGCCAGGTAGCGCAGCGCGCCCCAGCCCAGGCCCTTGTCCGGGATCGCCCGCAGTTGCTCCTTGACCAGGCGCAGGTTCGCCCCCGGCGCCTCGCACTGGCTCAGGCGCACCGGGAACAGGCTGGTGAACCAGCCCACCGTGCGGGTCAGGTCGACCTCGTCGAACAGCGCCTCGCGGCCGTGGCCTTCCAGCAGGATCGCCGTGTCGGCCTGCCCGCTCCAGCGCCCGATCACCCGCGCCAGGGCGCACAGCAGCAGGTCGTTGACCTGGGTGCGGTACGCCGCCGGGGCCTCTTGCAGCAGCCGGCGCGTGGTCTCGCGCGACAGCCGGGTCACCACCGAGTGGCCGTGCTGGTTCGCCAGGCTGCCGGCTGGCCGTTCGCACGGCAGGTCGCCCGCGACGCCGTCGAGCTGCCCCTGCCAGTAGTCCAGTTGCCCGTGCAGCGCTTCGCCACGGGCGTAGTCCTGCAACTGCGCGGCCCAGTCGCGCACGCTGCTGGTGCGTGCCGGCAGTTGCACCGCCGCGCCCTGCTCGTAGGCCTGCTGCAAGTCCTCGAACAGGATCCGCCACGACACCCCGTCCACCGCCAGGTGATGGATCACCAGCAGCAGGCGTTGCTCGCCATTGTCCAGTTGCGCCAGCACTGCCCGCAGCAGCGGGCCGCGGGCCAGGTCCAGGCTGGCCTGGGCTTCGCGGCCCAGGGCTTCCAGGGCGGCGGCGTCGGCCACCGCGCGCTGCCACAGCACACTGTGCGCCGGCACCCCGTGGTAGTGCGCCTGCCACTGCCCGGCCTGCTCGACGAAACCCAGGCGCAAGGCGTCGTGGTGCTCCAGCACCGCGGCCAGGGCCTGGTCCAGGCGCGCGCCGTCCAGCGCCTGCTGCGGCTTGAGCAGCACCGACTGGTTCCAGTGATGGCGCTCGACCTGCACCTCGTCGAAGAACACCCGGTGGATCGGCAGCAACGGCGTCGCCCCCTCGACCCGGCCCTGCGCCACCCGCAGGCCGGCGCCGTCCAGGCTGGCCACCGCCGCCAGGCCCTGCACCGTCTGGTGCTGGAACAGCTGCTTGGGCGTGAAGTGGATGCCCGCCTGGCGGGCCCGGCTGACCACCTGGATCGAGATGATCGAATCACCGCCCAGCTCGAAGAAGTTGTCCCGCACGCCGATCCGCTCGCGCTTGAGCACATCGCGCCAGATCGCCGCGATGCGTTGCTCCAGGTCGCCGGCCGGCGCCACGTAGTCGGCCTGCGCCGCTTCCAGGTCCGGCAGCGGCAGGGCCTTGCGGTCCAGCTTGCCATTGGGCGTCAGCGGCAGGCTCGGCAGTTGCAGCAGGTGCGCCGGCACCATGTACTCCGGCAGTTGCTCGCGCAGCGCCGCCTTGAGCAGGTCGCTGTCCAGCGCCGTGGCGGCCACCAGGTAGCCCACCAGTTGCTGGCCGCTGGCACCTTCCACCGCCAGCACCACCGCCTCGCGCACGCCCGGCTGGCGTTGCAGGCGCGCCTCGATCTCGCCCAGTTCGATGCGGAAACCGCGCACCTTGACCTGGTGGTCGATGCGGCCGATGTACTCCAGCTCGCCGTCCTCGCGGTAGCGGGTCAGGTCGCCGGTGCGGTACAGGCGCTCGCCGGGCGCGCCGTAAGGGTTGGGCACGAACTTCTCGGCGGTCAGCCCCGGGCGCAGCAGGTAGCCGCGGGTCAGGCCGGCGCCGGCCAGGTACAGCTCCGCCGCCACCCCCACCGGCACCGCTTGCAGCTGGTCGTCCAGCAGGTGGCCACGGCTGTTGCACAGCGGCCGGCCGATGGTGGCCTGGCCACCGGCCTGGCGCCGGCTGAAGGTCGAATAGGTGGTGTCTTCCGACGGCCCGTACAGGTCGTAGACATGCGCCAGGCTGCCCAGCCCGTACAGGCTGTCGACCAGCGTCTGCTTGAGCGGCTCGCCGGCCAGGTTGACGATGCGCACCCCGGCCGGGATGTCCCCGGCGCGCAGCAGCGCGGCAATCGCCGACGGCACCGTGTTGACCAGCCGCACTTCGTCGCGCGCCGGCAGGCTGCCCAGCTCCAGGGCGTTGCGCGCCAGGATCACGTGGCCGCCGTTGGCCAGGGTGACGAACAGCTCCCACACCGACAGGTCGAAGCACACCGAGGTCGAGGCCAGCACGCCGCGGATCGCCTCACGCTCGTACACCCCCGCCGACCAGTGCGCCAGCGCCGCCACGTTGCGGTGGGCGATGGCCACGCCCTTGGGCTGGCCGGTGGAACCGGAGGTGTAGATCACATAGGCCAGGTTGTCCGGCAGCACCCGCACCGCCGGGGCCGTGGCCGGGTAGCCGGCCAGGGCGCGGTCGTCCTCTGCCACCAGTACCGTGGCCAGCCCGTCCAGGGCCAGGCCCTCGAGCACCCCGGCCTGGGTCAGCAGCACCCGTGCCTGGCTGTCTGCGAGCATGTAGGCCAGCCGCTCCTGCGGGTAGTCCGGGTCCAGCGGCACGTAGGTACCACCGGCCTTGAGCACCGCCAGCAGGGCCACCAGCAGTTCGGCGCTGCGCGGCATGGCCACGCCGACCCGCACTTCCGGGCCGACACCCAGGGTCACCAGGTGCTGGGCCAGGCGGTTGGCCCGGCCTTGCAGCCAGGCGTGGTCCAGCCGTCGTTCGCCGTCGATCAGGGCCAGGGCCGTCGGTTCGCGCTCGGCCTGGCGCTCGATCAGCTGGTGCACGCAGAGGCTGTCGTCGAAGGCTTCGGCCGGCGGGTTGAAGCTGGCCAGGCGGACCTGCTCGCGTTCATCCAGGCTCGCCAGCTCGGCCAACGGCAGGTCGACCTGCCCCGGCAAGCGCGCCAACAAGGCGGCGAGCTGTTCGCCCAGGCGCTGCAGGGTGGCGGTCGGGAAGCTGCGGCTGTCGAAGCTCAGGTGCAGCACCAGGCGCTCGCCATGGATCACCGCCAGGGTCAGCGGGAAGCTGGTCTGCTCGCGGTTGCGCACCTCGCTGAAGCGCAGGCCATCCGGCGCGCCCTGCTGCAAGGCTTCGGAAATCGGGAAGTTCTCGAACACCAGCAGCGTGTCGAACAGGTTGTCACCCAACCCGGCCCAGCGCTGCACATCGAACAACGCCGTGTGCTCGTGCTCGCGCAGGGCCAGGTTGCGTTGCTGCAGGTGCTCGAGCCACTGGCCCAGGGGTTGGCTGGCCTCGACATCGACGACCACCGGCAAGGTGTTGATGAACAGCCCCAGTTGCTGCTCGATCCCCACCAGTTGCGCCGGCCGCCCCGCCACGGTGGCCCCGAAGGCCACTTGCTGCTGGCCGGTATGGCGCGCCAGCAGCAAGGCCCAGGCGCCTTGCACCAGGGTGTTCATGGTCAGTTTGTGCTGACGGGCGAACTCGCCCAG includes the following:
- a CDS encoding amino acid adenylation domain-containing protein, with product MFFDEVQVERHHWNQSVLLKPQQALDGARLDQALAAVLEHHDALRLGFVEQAGQWQAHYHGVPAHSVLWQRAVADAAALEALGREAQASLDLARGPLLRAVLAQLDNGEQRLLLVIHHLAVDGVSWRILFEDLQQAYEQGAAVQLPARTSSVRDWAAQLQDYARGEALHGQLDYWQGQLDGVAGDLPCERPAGSLANQHGHSVVTRLSRETTRRLLQEAPAAYRTQVNDLLLCALARVIGRWSGQADTAILLEGHGREALFDEVDLTRTVGWFTSLFPVRLSQCEAPGANLRLVKEQLRAIPDKGLGWGALRYLADEAVQARLAALPVPRITFNYLGQFDGSFAAEDGALFVPAGESVGPDQSPQANLGNWLTLNGRVYGGEFSLGWRFSTQMFDAATVQRLADDYGRELEALVAHCCALESRSATPSDFPLAGLDLAQLDSLPLALEQVEDIYPLSPMQQGMLFHTLYDHAGDYINQMRLDVEGLDVARFEAAWQGCVDAHDILRSSFLWQGLERPLQVIRKSLALTLQVHDWRDREHTASDLDALAQAQREQGFDLVQPPLLRLVLVRLGEDRHHLIYTSHHILMDGWSNSRLMGEVLQRYRGQAVPAQAGRYRDYIGWLGAQDAQATERFWREQVAPLQVPTRLAGIFGGLSQADAPGGQVELYAGLDAQQTRALGEFARQHKLTMNTLVQGAWALLLARHTGQQQVAFGATVAGRPAQLVGIEQQLGLFINTLPVVVDVEASQPLGQWLEHLQQRNLALREHEHTALFDVQRWAGLGDNLFDTLLVFENFPISEALQQGAPDGLRFSEVRNREQTSFPLTLAVIHGERLVLHLSFDSRSFPTATLQRLGEQLAALLARLPGQVDLPLAELASLDEREQVRLASFNPPAEAFDDSLCVHQLIERQAEREPTALALIDGERRLDHAWLQGRANRLAQHLVTLGVGPEVRVGVAMPRSAELLVALLAVLKAGGTYVPLDPDYPQERLAYMLADSQARVLLTQAGVLEGLALDGLATVLVAEDDRALAGYPATAPAVRVLPDNLAYVIYTSGSTGQPKGVAIAHRNVAALAHWSAGVYEREAIRGVLASTSVCFDLSVWELFVTLANGGHVILARNALELGSLPARDEVRLVNTVPSAIAALLRAGDIPAGVRIVNLAGEPLKQTLVDSLYGLGSLAHVYDLYGPSEDTTYSTFSRRQAGGQATIGRPLCNSRGHLLDDQLQAVPVGVAAELYLAGAGLTRGYLLRPGLTAEKFVPNPYGAPGERLYRTGDLTRYREDGELEYIGRIDHQVKVRGFRIELGEIEARLQRQPGVREAVVLAVEGASGQQLVGYLVAATALDSDLLKAALREQLPEYMVPAHLLQLPSLPLTPNGKLDRKALPLPDLEAAQADYVAPAGDLEQRIAAIWRDVLKRERIGVRDNFFELGGDSIISIQVVSRARQAGIHFTPKQLFQHQTVQGLAAVASLDGAGLRVAQGRVEGATPLLPIHRVFFDEVQVERHHWNQSVLLKPQQALDGARLDQALAAVLEHHDALRLGFVEQAGQWQAHYHGVPAHSVLWQRAVADAAALEALGREAQASLDLARGPLLRAVLAQLDNGEQRLLLVIHHLAVDGVSWRILFEDLQQAYEQGAAVQLPARTSSVRDWAAQLQDYARGEALHGQLDYWQGQLDGVAGDLPCERPAGSLANQHGHSVVTRLSRETTRRLLQEAPAAYRTQVNDLLLCALARVIGRWSGQADTAILLEGHGREALFDEVDLTRTVGWFTSLFPVRLSQCEAPGANLRLVKEQLRAIPDKGLGWGALRYLADEAVQARLAALPVPRITFNYLGQFDGSFAAEDGALFVPAGESVGPDQSPQANLGNWLTLNGRVYGGEFSLGWRFSTQMFDEATVQRLADDYGRELEALVAHCCALESRSATPSDFPLAGLDLAQLDSLPLALEQVEDIYPLSPMQQGMLFHTQDGNDADLYINQISVAVQGLDVARFEAAWNQVIARHEILRTGFHASASLAQPLQFVQRQASLPLRELDWRDRDITADALAAVAAAECAAGFDLLHPPLTRITLVRTAEDAHQLIWTSHHILMDGWSNSRLLGEVFQAYAGHALPARQGQYRDYIQWLQAQSAEANEAFWRARLADLEGPTLLAGSLAPQPAPGLSGHGALYLKWDEAATARLKAQAQRLRVTANTLVQAAWLLLLQRYTGQRTPCFGAVVAGRPASLAGADEMLGLFINTLPIVQTPDPRQSLEQWLQQLQAYNLEARDHEQTALADIQRWSGQGGQALFDSIVVFENYPVDERLKQSGDDRLRFGEVQGRDVTNYAMDLAVSLNATLSIEFLYLRERFTEAACAQLMRSFDVLLQAMLEDPRVTIGSLGVLDAAEQQALQAGNALADSEAAPLLVHAIARQAAARGQAQAVVCAGQSLSYAELEQRASALAARLLAAGVGPETRVGVALERSVQMIVAFYAVMKAGAAYVPLDIDYPRERLDWIIEDSAMAALITQASVAARLDGTAVGLCIDIDAPSAPPAQVPPSPALAGNLAYLIYTSGSTGKPKGVAVSQGGIAMHCQAIAERYEMGPHTRELLFMSFAFDGAQERWLSTLLRGGCLVLRDNQLWTAEQTWQVLHEQAISIACFPPAYLQQLAEYAEGRVPPAVDIYCFGGDAVAQANFDKVRRNLRPRYLTNGYGPTETVVTPLLWKVDAQGRCEAAYAPIGTRVGQRTLYVLDAHLNPLPVGVAGELYIGGAGVARGYHARPGLTAERFVADPFSEGGRLYRTGDLVRQRADGVFDYLGRLDHQVKVRGFRIELGEIEARLREQPGVRDAVVVARRDERGDQLLGYVVSEVAGERELREALAAQLPDYMVPSRIVRLDALPLNPNGKVDRKALPEPGASERRHVAPRTPVEQALAAIWQEVLEVEQVGVTDNFFELGGDSLRILKVLGKLRGRPELGLELKLRDLMTRPTIAQLSGHDERAEALLDPLLALNGPCPERPALFCLHAGFGTVFDYEPLARQLEGRRRVYGLQCRMLLDRDWQDDSLQGMAIDYAQYIRQKQPQGPYLLLGWSLGGTLAVLVAEELRRQGQVVDFLGLVDSFIPGQGISQVSDAEELRGFLAVTLQRDVAQLPLLECPQPLQVAALAERIGELQASVPGGIGFDAQDLAQGFVVAMRLKALSEGLAGLPRIDVAAHCWWAGEANGQATVTRFEAGFAEVVQRHWLNTTHFEIPRHPALLRAVHEHLGSLETLAG